The following proteins are co-located in the Planococcus plakortidis genome:
- a CDS encoding YbaB/EbfC family nucleoid-associated protein yields MRGGGNMQGMMKQMQKMQKQMAEAQEELGTLKFEGTAGGGMVKVTVSGHKEVLDIALDPAVVDPEDVEMLQDTLIVATNEAFKKADEHANSTMGKFTKGLNIPGMF; encoded by the coding sequence ATGCGTGGTGGAGGAAATATGCAAGGCATGATGAAACAAATGCAGAAAATGCAAAAACAAATGGCGGAGGCTCAAGAAGAGCTCGGCACATTGAAATTTGAAGGAACAGCAGGCGGCGGAATGGTTAAAGTAACAGTTTCCGGACATAAAGAAGTTCTTGATATTGCCTTGGATCCAGCAGTCGTAGATCCAGAAGATGTTGAGATGCTGCAAGATACATTGATCGTTGCGACAAACGAAGCGTTTAAAAAAGCGGATGAGCATGCGAACTCTACAATGGGTAAATTCACAAAAGGATTGAATATCCCCGGCATGTTCTAG
- the recR gene encoding recombination mediator RecR, which yields MHYPEPISKLMESFMKLPGIGPKTAARLAFFVLGMKEDTVLDFAKALVDAKRNLSFCSVCGHITDVDPCRICQDTSRDRSMICVVQDPKDVIAMEKMRDYTGLYHVLQGAISPMDGIGPEDINVPSLLTRLQDEEVKELILATNPTIEGEATAMYISRLVRPSGIRTTRIAHGLPVGGDLEYADEVTLSKALEGRRELS from the coding sequence ATGCACTACCCGGAACCGATTTCCAAACTGATGGAGAGCTTCATGAAGTTGCCAGGGATCGGGCCGAAAACAGCGGCCCGGCTGGCATTTTTTGTGCTCGGAATGAAAGAAGACACAGTGCTTGATTTTGCGAAAGCATTGGTCGATGCCAAACGTAATTTGAGTTTTTGCTCAGTCTGCGGACATATCACAGATGTCGACCCGTGCCGGATTTGCCAGGATACAAGCCGTGACCGTTCAATGATCTGTGTGGTCCAAGACCCGAAAGACGTCATCGCCATGGAAAAGATGCGCGATTACACAGGGCTTTACCATGTGCTCCAAGGCGCTATTTCACCGATGGATGGAATTGGTCCAGAAGATATCAATGTGCCATCACTCCTGACCCGGCTTCAAGATGAAGAAGTGAAAGAGTTGATTTTGGCGACCAACCCAACGATTGAGGGCGAAGCTACCGCGATGTATATTTCGCGATTGGTAAGGCCATCCGGCATCCGGACGACACGGATTGCTCACGGGCTTCCTGTAGGCGGCGATTTGGAGTATGCAGATGAAGTGACGCTTTCCAAAGCACTCGAAGGACGGCGCGAGCTTTCCTGA
- a CDS encoding aminotransferase class I/II-fold pyridoxal phosphate-dependent enzyme codes for MTQRRPLVDSLLEFQRRRPISFHVPGHKNGLLSGLPKELKAALAYDLTELEGLDDLHAPKEAIKEAEDLLSGAYGSKKSYFLVNGSTAGNLAMIHAVCGEGDMVVVQRNSHKSIFHALELAHVNPVYVAPEWDMASKSAVAVALSSIIAAIDEYPAVKAVVLTNPNYYGMASKELKAIIEFCHGRDIPVLVDEAHGAHLAVGEPFPVSALTYGADVVVQSAHKTLPAMTMGSYLHVAGELVEERMIRKYLRIFQSSSPSYPIMASLDDARAYIQNYSVHDKRDFLEKRFYFISSIKRIPALEVVETDDPLKLLLRVDDRGGFQLKEALEQSGIYVELADPFQVLLILPLSKPWHAYPYAEIRSRIKEAVHSVRLLEKLTPAFRVGNAKPVTVPELSFEEVDLSVQEWVPYTQAIGRISSAMVTPYPPGVPLVTAGEKWTVEKVEALSDYLAAGAEIQGEHRLSEKLISVIPW; via the coding sequence ATGACACAAAGACGCCCATTGGTGGATTCATTATTGGAATTTCAAAGAAGACGGCCGATTTCATTTCATGTCCCGGGCCATAAAAATGGCTTGTTGTCGGGGTTGCCAAAAGAGTTAAAAGCCGCCCTTGCCTATGATCTGACAGAGCTAGAAGGTTTGGATGATTTGCACGCCCCTAAGGAGGCAATTAAAGAAGCGGAAGATTTGCTTTCAGGCGCATATGGTTCGAAAAAAAGCTATTTTCTGGTGAATGGGTCCACCGCAGGAAATCTTGCAATGATCCATGCAGTCTGCGGGGAAGGGGACATGGTAGTTGTGCAGCGCAACTCGCACAAGTCGATTTTCCATGCGCTGGAACTTGCCCATGTAAATCCAGTGTACGTAGCGCCTGAATGGGATATGGCGTCCAAAAGTGCGGTTGCTGTTGCTCTTTCTTCTATCATTGCTGCCATAGATGAGTATCCGGCAGTAAAAGCGGTCGTTTTGACGAATCCCAATTATTATGGCATGGCCTCGAAGGAGTTAAAGGCCATTATTGAATTTTGCCACGGACGCGATATACCGGTTCTGGTTGATGAGGCACACGGCGCACACCTAGCGGTAGGGGAGCCGTTCCCTGTGAGTGCATTGACGTATGGAGCCGATGTGGTGGTTCAATCTGCTCATAAAACTTTGCCGGCTATGACGATGGGGTCTTATCTGCATGTAGCAGGAGAACTGGTGGAGGAAAGAATGATCAGGAAGTATTTGCGGATTTTTCAATCGAGCAGTCCTTCCTATCCTATAATGGCTTCACTTGACGATGCGAGGGCATATATCCAAAACTATTCTGTTCACGATAAACGCGATTTTCTTGAGAAACGCTTTTATTTTATTTCGAGCATCAAGCGGATTCCTGCGCTTGAAGTAGTGGAGACGGATGATCCACTGAAATTATTGCTGCGGGTCGACGATAGGGGGGGCTTTCAGCTGAAAGAAGCATTGGAACAGTCAGGTATTTATGTGGAGTTGGCGGATCCTTTTCAGGTATTGTTGATTTTGCCATTGTCGAAACCCTGGCATGCTTATCCATATGCAGAAATACGCAGCCGCATCAAAGAAGCTGTGCACAGTGTACGGCTACTGGAGAAACTTACTCCAGCCTTTCGTGTTGGCAACGCTAAACCGGTGACAGTACCTGAGCTGTCGTTTGAGGAAGTGGATTTATCTGTGCAGGAATGGGTCCCTTACACGCAGGCAATCGGCCGGATCTCGTCGGCTATGGTGACGCCTTATCCGCCTGGGGTTCCGCTGGTAACGGCAGGGGAGAAGTGGACTGTTGAAAAAGTGGAGGCGCTGTCGGATTATCTAGCGGCTGGTGCGGAAATCCAAGGGGAACATCGCTTGTCGGAAAAGCTGATTTCCGTTATTCCGTGGTGA
- the dnaX gene encoding DNA polymerase III subunit gamma/tau, producing the protein MAYQAFYRVYRPRTFSEMTGQTHVKQTLQNALLYDKTTHAYLFSGPRGTGKTSAAKIFAKALNCEQAPAAEPCNECSSCRSIDEGSNTDVIEFDAASNSRVEEMREIIEKVRFSPANSRFKVYIIDEVHMLSNSAFNALLKTLEEPPEHVVFILATTEPHKLPLTIISRCQRFDFKSHTQADIVARMITVLEDAKIPYNEQVLKIIAQAAAGGMRDALSLLDQVVSFSGDEMTIEDALLVTGSISQDMFYGIAEALLKKDVGQALTLLEQLVRDGKDPVRLVEDFITFFRDLLLIQTAPGLRDMLELAAFEPRFEELAEQFEASTLYNWIDILTKTQQEMRFSNHTKIYMETALLKMVQADAPVQTIGVGAPSPELEAKVTSLEQLVRELQQQLKEGGGAASAAPQAEQKKRQRSQSAFKIPTGRIQEVLKNATKPDIQAIKTNWATVMGQLQRSHSALLNDAEPVAASPDAFVLKFKYDIHCQMASENQTFAAAFSQLLEQYTGKAYTPVYVPDANWLKIREEFIRNGGLKNDGGAQEPEGQEENPFSGDGTSPEEDPFVSEAERLFGKGFVEVHDD; encoded by the coding sequence GTGGCGTATCAAGCTTTTTACCGTGTGTACAGACCGCGGACTTTCTCGGAAATGACCGGCCAGACGCATGTCAAACAAACCCTTCAGAATGCTCTCCTTTATGATAAAACGACCCACGCGTATTTATTCTCAGGGCCCCGGGGTACAGGGAAGACAAGTGCGGCGAAAATTTTCGCCAAGGCGCTGAATTGTGAACAAGCCCCTGCGGCAGAACCGTGCAATGAATGTTCTTCTTGCCGGAGCATCGACGAAGGCTCGAATACCGATGTCATCGAATTCGATGCAGCTTCCAATTCCCGGGTCGAGGAAATGCGGGAAATCATCGAGAAAGTGCGTTTTTCTCCAGCCAATTCCCGCTTCAAGGTATATATCATTGATGAAGTGCATATGCTGTCGAACAGCGCTTTCAACGCGTTGTTGAAAACATTGGAAGAACCGCCGGAACACGTCGTCTTCATTTTGGCGACGACCGAACCGCATAAATTGCCGCTGACCATCATCTCCCGCTGCCAGCGCTTTGATTTCAAATCGCATACGCAAGCGGACATCGTTGCACGCATGATCACCGTCTTGGAAGATGCCAAGATTCCTTATAATGAACAAGTGCTGAAAATTATCGCCCAGGCAGCAGCGGGCGGCATGCGTGATGCGCTCAGTTTGCTCGACCAGGTGGTGTCGTTCAGCGGCGATGAAATGACCATTGAAGATGCGCTTCTCGTCACGGGCTCCATCAGCCAGGATATGTTTTACGGCATTGCCGAAGCGCTGTTGAAGAAGGACGTCGGCCAAGCATTGACCCTACTTGAGCAATTGGTGCGTGACGGAAAAGACCCGGTGCGCTTAGTGGAGGATTTCATTACCTTCTTCCGCGACCTATTGCTGATCCAAACGGCGCCAGGGTTGCGCGATATGCTCGAGCTCGCTGCCTTCGAACCGCGTTTCGAAGAGCTGGCGGAACAGTTTGAAGCGTCGACGCTCTATAACTGGATCGATATTTTAACGAAGACCCAGCAGGAGATGCGTTTCTCAAACCATACGAAAATTTATATGGAAACCGCACTCCTGAAAATGGTGCAAGCAGACGCCCCAGTGCAAACCATCGGGGTAGGGGCGCCGTCTCCTGAACTTGAAGCAAAAGTCACGAGCCTTGAGCAATTGGTGCGTGAGTTGCAGCAACAACTGAAAGAAGGCGGAGGGGCAGCTAGTGCTGCACCGCAAGCAGAACAGAAAAAGCGCCAGCGTTCGCAAAGTGCCTTTAAAATTCCAACCGGCCGCATTCAGGAAGTGCTGAAAAATGCGACGAAACCGGACATCCAGGCGATCAAAACCAATTGGGCGACAGTAATGGGGCAATTGCAGCGCTCGCATTCTGCATTGCTCAACGATGCCGAGCCAGTAGCGGCATCCCCAGATGCTTTTGTGTTAAAATTCAAGTATGATATTCATTGCCAGATGGCTTCTGAAAATCAGACTTTTGCGGCTGCGTTCAGCCAGTTGCTCGAGCAGTATACAGGCAAGGCTTATACGCCAGTTTATGTACCGGACGCCAATTGGCTGAAAATCCGTGAAGAGTTTATCCGCAACGGCGGCTTGAAAAATGATGGCGGCGCTCAGGAACCGGAAGGACAGGAAGAGAATCCGTTTTCCGGTGACGGTACAAGCCCTGAAGAAGATCCATTCGTCTCTGAGGCGGAGCGGCTCTTCGGCAAAGGTTTTGTCGAAGTCCATGATGATTAA